The genomic interval gatggacctagagagctccgattgcacccatttcagtttctatggatttctaaaattgcaaggagttcaaatatggtgttcattatttattttgactttttatatatgttaacaagcaaaaatcaaagaatcggtaaaaaagcccacattgggcctgatatagactcaaatcaggcccaacgtgggcttttatgtcgattctttgattttgcttgttaatatctataaaaagccaaaataaataatggacaccatatttgaactccttgcaattttagaaatccatagaaactgaaatgggtgcaatcggagctctctaggtccatcagtggattttgaccgaaacccactgatggacctagagagctccgattgcacccatttcagtttctatgaatttctaaaattacaaggagtgaaaatatggtgtccattattatttttggcactcctagtggtggaccagaggttttgaaaaccctaaatctctctttatttctttttttttattttttgttgtatctatgcctgatatctcccatatcaggcccacattgggcctgatatggggagatatcaagtccacattgggcctgatatgaagagatatcaggcccaacgtgggcatgatatctcttcatatcatgcctaaacaaaaaaaaaaggaaaaaaaaagaaagagagatttagggtttttcaaaacctctggtccaccattaggagtgtcaaaaataataatggacatcatattttcactccttgtaattttagaaattcataaaaactgaaatgggtgcaatcggagctttctaggtctctgattgtacccatttcagttcctatggattcctGATaatgcaaggagttcaaatatggtgtccattatttattttgcttttatagatgttaacaagtaaaatcaaagaatcggcaaaaaccccacattgggcctgatagatatcaagcccaacgtgggctgatatggaatgatatcaggcccaacgtgggcttttatgccgattctttgattttgcttgttaacatctataaaaagccaaaataaataatgtacaccatatttgaactccttgtaattttagaaatccatagaaactgaaatgagtgcaatcggagctctctaggtccatcagtggattttgaccgaaacccactgatcgacctagaaagctccgattgcacccatttaagttcctgtggatttctaaaattgcaaggagtccaaatctggtgtccattatttattttggcttcttcaaatgtattaaaatgtgattaaagattgactaatgttatttctATATTCTGTcgacagaggagagagagaagtgagagaaatataatgaagaaaagaaaaacaatagaaaaagtcaaattatcatgagggtaaaataggaaatacttttaaaaaagtgcgctctttggtaaataccaaagtagtgtacgccttttggtaaattcagattttcaaatgtgccttttggtaaattgctgtataaaatatattttttaacatattctatgatatatatatataaaatatgttaAAAATATAATGGGAGTTTGTTATGAAAATTGATAacaatataataataaatgaggttgattataaaataaattagCCCAATTTTAATAGTATTTTCTCATGCTTTTAAatgtattaaatattaaatacttaTATTCCATATTTTAGGAAAATTAGTATTCACgtactattttaatttttatttttatatatttttaaattaattaatttactatatcAATTATTATCGACGGTTAACCTCACCTAAATTTGAATTCGGGCTACGCTCTTATCTCTGTCCCTCTTGTTATACATATAAGTTATAAGTCATTAAACATATTGTTGTAGTTATGATTTCACTATTCACTATTATCATATCTTATTATAtgtattaaatttaaattgattgtatatgttatagcagctatgaaattataattattacaGGATGAATATTGTTAAAGATAATAAGTCTAAGTTATAGTAGAAAAATTTCATAACTACTACAATATAAATATTAGATAAACAagctaaatttatattataacagtgactataatttaaatatttttaaatatgttaaatATATGTCGTAACAATTACAATTTTATAATTAGTAGAACATACTAATCAACTTATGTTTTAATGAGTATGATGAGATAATAATATCAAATAGTATATTTGAAGGTAGTCGAGTCATTTTACATTTTACATGTGGTTGATGAGATGGAATATACTTTTGATAAAAACATACAAAAGATGGATGATTCAAATAAAAACAGGGAGTTTCCTCTATTTAGTTGTCCAAAAATGCATTATCCATGGAAAACAAAAATTTGCTGTAGAGAAAAGAAAATGACAATCGACAGTTATTAGAACTAAAAATAATGAGTCATCAAAAGCGTTTGAGgatttgatgtttagaaaataattaagtagaaacaacaataacaaaaaattaaggaagaaaaaaaaaatctagaactaATGGAACTCTACTAGATGTTTTGCggatattttagaaataaaataaacttcCAGAGGAAAAATAAAAACTTTCCGTGTTATATTTCTTAAATCTCATGGATAAAAATGTAAAGTACACCTCTATATGAAGCTGGATCGTAGCTAACTGCTTCTCCTCTTCCAAACCCTAAGCCCGAAAACTAGTCGGTCGCCCGCCGCAATGCCGCCCAAGTTGGATCCCACGCAGGTGGTTGACGTCTACGTCCGTGTAACCGGCGGCGAGGTCGGAGCCGCCAGTTCGCTTGCCCCAAAGATTGGGCCGCTGGGTCTCTCCCCGAAGAAGGTGGGCGAGGACATCGCCAAGGAGACAGCCAAAGACTGGAAGGGCCTCCGCGTAACGGTCAAGCTCACCGTGCAGAACCGGCAGGCGAAGGTGTCCGTCGTCCCCTCTGCCGCCGCCCTCGTCATCAAGGCCCTCAAGGAGCCGGAGCGCGACCGCAAGAAGACCAAGAACATCAAGCACAACG from Zingiber officinale cultivar Zhangliang chromosome 6B, Zo_v1.1, whole genome shotgun sequence carries:
- the LOC121990501 gene encoding 60S ribosomal protein L12-1-like codes for the protein MPPKLDPTQVVDVYVRVTGGEVGAASSLAPKIGPLGLSPKKVGEDIAKETAKDWKGLRVTVKLTVQNRQAKVSVVPSAAALVIKALKEPERDRKKTKNIKHNGNISLDDVFEVARVMRPRSMAKDLSGTVKEILGTCVSVGCTVDGKDPKDMQQDISDGDVEVPLE